In Verrucomicrobiia bacterium, one DNA window encodes the following:
- the corA gene encoding magnesium/cobalt transporter CorA, translating into MINTYLYKKSAELKTNLSRTDMFNALKSPDCVLWVDLESPNDFEIECLIELFNFHPLAIEDCINDRSEPKLDDYDEYLFLVASSLSISHDREKDVEKLAALELNIFFGKNYVVTFHKVPIAAVAQIRAAVEKKHERFLGQGSDMLVHALLDRLVDDYQPSLDYYDVKIDKVEDAAFGDAPERFISTVLQLKRDLFFLRRMIAPQRELLSHLTRSSSPYIKQEHMIYFRDVYDHLVSIYQFAEGHHEMLSNLLQAYFSYSSHKLNEIIKHMTVMATLTMPAVLIASIYGMNFKHIPELDWAYGYHYAIGLSIVVSVGMLVWMKWRKWI; encoded by the coding sequence ATGATCAATACGTATCTCTACAAAAAAAGCGCCGAATTAAAAACGAATCTCTCGCGCACGGATATGTTCAATGCGCTGAAGAGCCCGGATTGCGTCCTTTGGGTGGATCTGGAAAGCCCGAACGACTTCGAAATCGAATGCCTGATCGAGCTTTTCAATTTCCATCCCCTGGCGATCGAAGACTGCATCAACGACCGGTCCGAGCCCAAGCTGGACGACTACGACGAATACTTGTTTCTGGTGGCCAGCAGCCTGAGCATTTCTCATGACCGGGAAAAAGACGTCGAAAAGCTTGCCGCCCTTGAGCTCAACATTTTCTTCGGAAAAAACTATGTCGTCACGTTCCACAAAGTGCCGATCGCAGCCGTTGCCCAGATCCGGGCTGCTGTCGAAAAAAAACACGAGCGGTTTCTCGGGCAAGGCTCCGACATGCTGGTCCATGCCCTTCTCGACCGCCTCGTCGACGATTACCAGCCCAGCCTGGACTACTATGACGTGAAGATCGACAAGGTCGAGGACGCGGCTTTTGGAGATGCGCCCGAACGCTTTATCTCGACGGTTCTCCAGCTTAAGCGCGATCTTTTTTTTCTTCGAAGGATGATCGCTCCCCAGCGCGAACTCCTGAGCCATTTGACGCGCAGCAGTTCGCCCTATATCAAGCAAGAACACATGATTTATTTCCGCGATGTCTATGATCACCTCGTGAGCATCTATCAGTTCGCGGAAGGGCATCATGAAATGCTCTCCAACCTGCTTCAAGCCTATTTTTCCTATTCTTCCCACAAATTAAACGAAATCATCAAGCACATGACCGTTATGGCTACGCTGACCATGCCCGCGGTACTCATCGCGAGCATCTACGGCATGAATTTCAAGCATATCCCCGAGCTCGATTGGGCGTATGGTTATCATTATGCTATCGGGCTTTCGATCGTGGTGTCGGTTGGCATGCTGGTATGGATGAAGTGGCGAAAATGGATTTAG
- the rlmN gene encoding 23S rRNA (adenine(2503)-C(2))-methyltransferase RlmN, with amino-acid sequence MDLAAGKAAPQPSSLYGMDIEEAEAFAVQHHAPAYRGRQILEWIYQKNIREIAEAKTLPKDLRESIGREVPVSTLKVSEVKKSSNAESTKFLFSTHDGRLLETVLISQSDRETVCVSTQLGCKVGCSFCASGKGKFGRNLTAGEIVEQVAAVSRETGRKITNIVFMGMGEPLDNFDATMKALKILQAPWGFALGSRRITVSTSGITPRIVQFVEKNEGRVRLSVSLHSSNEATRTELVPINKRYTLKELVETLGKINRDLKRDITFEFTLIDGVNDSPEEARGVVKIAKPLNAKVNIIPYNPIREMEYKTPSKQKLDAFVAILERGGLRVIVRQTAGRDINAACGQLRLDREQEKKAG; translated from the coding sequence ATGGATTTAGCCGCAGGCAAGGCCGCTCCTCAACCTTCGTCCCTCTATGGCATGGACATCGAAGAAGCCGAGGCCTTTGCCGTGCAGCATCATGCGCCCGCCTACCGCGGCCGCCAGATCCTGGAATGGATTTATCAGAAAAATATCCGGGAGATCGCCGAAGCCAAGACGCTTCCGAAAGACCTGCGCGAAAGCATCGGACGCGAGGTGCCGGTTTCGACTCTGAAAGTCAGCGAGGTCAAAAAATCTTCGAACGCCGAATCCACGAAATTTCTTTTCTCGACGCATGACGGACGGCTGCTGGAAACGGTCCTGATCTCGCAGTCCGACCGCGAGACCGTGTGCGTTTCGACGCAGCTGGGATGCAAGGTCGGCTGCAGCTTCTGTGCGAGCGGCAAGGGAAAGTTCGGCCGGAACCTGACCGCGGGGGAAATCGTCGAGCAGGTGGCCGCGGTGTCGCGTGAGACGGGAAGGAAAATCACGAACATCGTCTTCATGGGCATGGGCGAGCCGCTGGACAATTTCGACGCGACCATGAAGGCCCTCAAAATCCTGCAGGCCCCGTGGGGATTTGCCCTGGGCTCGCGCCGTATTACCGTTTCGACTTCCGGCATCACGCCCCGGATCGTCCAGTTCGTGGAAAAAAACGAAGGCCGCGTGCGTCTGTCGGTTTCGCTGCATTCGAGTAACGAGGCCACGCGCACGGAACTCGTTCCTATCAACAAACGCTACACGCTGAAAGAGCTCGTCGAGACGCTGGGCAAAATCAACCGCGATCTCAAAAGGGACATCACCTTCGAGTTCACGCTGATCGACGGCGTCAACGATTCGCCGGAAGAAGCCAGGGGCGTGGTGAAAATCGCCAAGCCGCTGAACGCCAAGGTCAACATCATTCCCTACAATCCGATCCGCGAGATGGAATACAAAACGCCTTCCAAGCAAAAGCTGGATGCCTTCGTCGCCATCCTCGAACGCGGGGGACTCCGCGTTATCGTCCGCCAGACGGCGGGAAGAGACATCAACGCCGCATGCGGCCAGCTTCGGTTGGACCGGGAACAAGAGAAAAAGGCGGGATGA
- a CDS encoding exosortase system-associated protein, TIGR04073 family, producing MKNVWRMTALMLLLSATPAFADLTVGEYKWSDKLNRGLLNIISSPVEIARTVNVTSNKEGKAYGWTVGLLGGFGRTILRLGAGIIDTVTCPFDFPKDDKGPLIKPEYAWQEWAGNTTTV from the coding sequence ATGAAGAATGTATGGCGAATGACGGCTCTCATGCTTTTGTTGTCGGCAACCCCCGCCTTTGCGGATTTGACGGTCGGTGAATACAAATGGTCGGACAAGCTGAACCGCGGCCTTTTAAACATTATTTCTTCGCCGGTCGAAATCGCGAGGACGGTCAATGTCACCAGCAATAAAGAAGGCAAGGCCTATGGCTGGACCGTGGGGCTTCTCGGCGGCTTCGGACGCACGATTCTCCGCCTCGGCGCCGGCATCATCGACACCGTGACCTGTCCCTTTGATTTCCCCAAGGACGACAAAGGTCCGCTCATCAAGCCCGAATACGCTTGGCAGGAATGGGCCGGCAACACGACAACGGTGTAA
- a CDS encoding ABC transporter permease, producing the protein MKALTGFWTLVWREIYRFLSVISQTVIPPLVSSFLFILIFGCSLGSQIQQVKGVSYLEFLIPGLVMMHVIEGSYTNTSSSLFISRWANYIEELLVTPLSYFEMVLAILLGGLVRSAVTAAGVYAVSLFFVRFPVVHPVAVLFFLVLVSLIFSAAGMVVALFAEEWEHLTIATTFVITPLVFLGGVFHSSDMVPPALRAFTVWNPMFYMINGMRYSMLGTSDVPAGLCAGIVLVIFFALFAYTVYLFRTGFKLRK; encoded by the coding sequence ATGAAAGCCCTTACCGGTTTCTGGACGCTGGTGTGGCGCGAAATTTACCGCTTCCTGTCGGTCATCAGCCAGACGGTAATTCCGCCGCTTGTTTCCAGCTTCCTCTTCATCCTGATTTTCGGATGCTCGCTCGGCTCCCAGATCCAGCAGGTGAAGGGTGTCTCTTATCTGGAGTTCCTGATTCCCGGACTTGTGATGATGCATGTCATCGAAGGTTCCTACACGAACACGTCGAGCTCTCTTTTTATTTCGCGATGGGCGAATTACATCGAGGAGCTGCTTGTCACGCCGCTTTCATATTTCGAGATGGTCCTGGCCATTCTGCTCGGCGGCCTCGTGCGCAGCGCGGTGACGGCCGCCGGCGTCTACGCCGTTTCGCTTTTTTTTGTCCGGTTTCCAGTCGTGCATCCGGTCGCGGTGCTTTTTTTTCTCGTCCTGGTGTCGCTCATTTTCTCCGCGGCGGGTATGGTGGTCGCGCTTTTTGCCGAAGAATGGGAGCACTTGACCATTGCCACCACGTTTGTCATCACTCCGCTGGTTTTCCTGGGCGGGGTCTTCCATTCGTCGGACATGGTTCCGCCGGCCCTGCGCGCGTTCACGGTGTGGAACCCCATGTTTTACATGATCAACGGCATGCGTTACAGCATGCTCGGGACTTCCGACGTGCCCGCGGGGTTGTGCGCCGGCATTGTGCTGGTCATTTTCTTCGCGCTTTTCGCTTACACGGTTTACCTTTTTCGCACCGGGTTCAAGCTGCGCAAATAA
- the tadA gene encoding tRNA adenosine(34) deaminase TadA: MQDISHEHFMREALKQAVKAFDAGEIPVGAVVVFENRIIARAHNQMETLHDPTAHAEMIALTQASEALSQDKKDHRGSLEKAVLYATLEPCAMCAGALVVTKCSQLVYGSQDARAGCCGSLYNVVQDDRLNHRLKVVPGILAEESRSLLQAFFKALRKDRR, translated from the coding sequence ATGCAGGACATCTCCCACGAACATTTTATGCGCGAAGCGCTCAAGCAGGCCGTGAAGGCCTTTGACGCGGGAGAAATCCCGGTCGGCGCTGTGGTCGTTTTTGAAAACCGGATCATCGCGAGGGCCCATAACCAGATGGAAACCCTTCACGATCCGACGGCGCATGCCGAAATGATCGCCCTGACCCAGGCCTCGGAAGCCTTGTCTCAAGACAAGAAAGACCACCGGGGTTCCCTTGAAAAGGCGGTCCTGTACGCGACTTTGGAGCCGTGCGCCATGTGCGCGGGCGCGCTGGTCGTGACCAAGTGTTCCCAGCTTGTCTATGGTTCGCAGGATGCGCGGGCCGGATGCTGCGGCAGCCTGTACAACGTGGTGCAGGACGATCGTTTGAACCACCGCCTGAAGGTTGTTCCGGGAATCCTGGCGGAGGAATCGCGGTCTCTGCTCCAGGCGTTTTTCAAGGCCCTGCGCAAAGATCGCCGGTAA
- a CDS encoding ABC transporter ATP-binding protein has translation MTQPAIAIKSLTKYYKDLKALNDVSLEVREGDFFGFLGPNGAGKTTTISVMTGLANFNGGSVKIFGHDVIAEYRKTRALVGFVPQEFNFDPYLSVENILVFVAGYFGIPRRQALVRAHELLELFELTAKRKVDYKKLSGGMKRRLLIARALMHRPKILILDEPTAGVDLELRHQLWGFLKRLNQEGVTLFLTTHYIEEAERLCRHIGVIHEGSIVAMDATGDLIRRISGDLVELYLKDSPARLAPKLAELSVIADAEAKMLRFEEVGDRVTRVLKILHDAGLEVEKIDIRHPTLEDAFLRLTEKKEKNHA, from the coding sequence ATGACACAGCCAGCCATTGCGATTAAATCGCTGACCAAATATTACAAGGACCTGAAGGCGCTGAATGATGTTTCCCTCGAAGTCCGGGAGGGGGATTTTTTCGGGTTCCTCGGGCCGAACGGCGCGGGGAAGACGACGACGATCAGCGTCATGACCGGCCTTGCGAATTTCAACGGGGGCTCCGTCAAGATTTTTGGCCATGATGTCATCGCCGAATACCGGAAGACGCGCGCGCTCGTCGGATTCGTCCCGCAGGAATTCAATTTCGATCCGTATCTTTCCGTCGAAAATATCCTGGTGTTTGTGGCCGGATATTTCGGGATTCCCCGGCGCCAGGCGCTTGTCCGGGCGCACGAACTCCTGGAGCTTTTCGAGCTGACCGCCAAGCGCAAGGTGGATTACAAAAAGCTGTCAGGCGGCATGAAGCGGCGCCTCCTGATCGCGCGGGCCCTGATGCACCGGCCCAAGATCCTGATTCTGGACGAACCCACGGCCGGCGTGGACCTCGAGCTGCGCCACCAGCTCTGGGGATTTCTGAAGAGGCTGAACCAGGAAGGCGTGACGCTTTTCCTGACCACGCACTACATCGAAGAAGCCGAGAGGCTTTGCCGGCATATCGGCGTCATCCACGAGGGCAGCATCGTGGCCATGGACGCGACCGGGGATTTGATCCGCAGAATCAGCGGAGACCTGGTGGAACTTTATTTGAAAGACAGCCCCGCGCGCCTTGCCCCAAAGCTTGCGGAGCTTTCGGTGATTGCCGATGCCGAGGCCAAGATGCTGCGGTTCGAAGAGGTCGGTGACCGCGTGACGCGCGTCCTGAAAATCCTCCATGACGCGGGACTGGAAGTCGAGAAAATCGACATCCGGCACCCGACCCTTGAAGACGCCTTTCTCAGGCTGACGGAAAAAAAGGAGAAAAACCACGCATGA